A DNA window from Thalassospiraceae bacterium LMO-JJ14 contains the following coding sequences:
- a CDS encoding twin-arginine translocation signal domain-containing protein, with the protein MKRTEKSDTLARRDFLKGASVAGAAGIATAALSGTKAEAALPEDRKTSGYRETEHVMKYYELSRF; encoded by the coding sequence ATGAAAAGGACCGAAAAATCGGACACGCTGGCCCGCCGTGATTTTCTGAAAGGGGCAAGTGTTGCCGGTGCTGCCGGTATCGCAACAGCCGCTCTTTCCGGAACCAAAGCGGAAGCAGCATTGCCCGAGGATCGCAAGACGAGCGGTTACCGGGAAACCGAACATGTCATGAAGTACTACGAGCTGAGCCGCTTCTAG
- a CDS encoding molecular chaperone TorD family protein: MRANFYGLLARVLSAPMDDETLEMMRSLAGHEDDSALGVAIAAFGKLCLRTPRVKAEEEFTELFYGVGAGGEISPYASLYLTGLVYDKPLAELRADMARLGIASSEDNSEPEDHIASLCEMMHGLLTGALGGEVGSAEAKAFFDKHLAPWAGKMFKDLEGAQAAVLYMPVGTIGRLFMEIEREAYEMAA, from the coding sequence ATGCGTGCCAATTTTTACGGTTTACTTGCGCGGGTCCTGTCCGCACCGATGGATGACGAAACGCTCGAGATGATGCGTTCTCTCGCCGGTCATGAGGATGATAGTGCACTGGGCGTGGCGATTGCCGCATTCGGAAAGCTTTGCCTCCGTACACCGCGCGTGAAAGCCGAAGAGGAGTTCACCGAGCTGTTTTACGGTGTCGGTGCCGGTGGTGAAATTTCACCATATGCTTCCTTGTATTTAACCGGTCTTGTTTACGACAAGCCATTGGCCGAGTTGCGCGCCGACATGGCACGCCTTGGGATCGCTTCGTCCGAGGATAATTCTGAACCCGAAGACCACATCGCCAGCCTGTGCGAGATGATGCACGGTCTGCTGACCGGTGCACTTGGGGGCGAGGTGGGGTCGGCTGAAGCGAAAGCGTTTTTCGACAAACACCTGGCGCCATGGGCCGGAAAAATGTTCAAGGACCTCGAGGGGGCGCAGGCAGCTGTGCTTTACATGCCGGTAGGGACCATCGGTCGCTTGTTCATGGAGATCGAGCGCGAGGCTTATGAAATGGCGGCTTGA
- a CDS encoding DUF3306 domain-containing protein encodes MAEGRLSRWSRLKAKGGADAIEETQVQSEKARSKTAAAEPADPFATLPGGARSRHFVPAMVPLAPDPEDGDDRLTRGVGYLPADEDTDGEADQDAVAAAMEDDTLFAGIDEEDMSDEERETVAALAPLDSLDKDSDFTPFLRKGVPEFMKRRALRVMWRINPFFNVRDGLNDYDEDFNIIDRIIDGLTGNYQVGRGHLSEKELRDMMPEQARKAFDDDDAEEDAAEGAENDGVLNQKTPQNDETPVEIEDDEIGGSEDDTEN; translated from the coding sequence GTGGCTGAAGGACGTTTGAGCCGCTGGTCGCGCCTCAAGGCCAAGGGTGGTGCCGATGCCATCGAAGAAACGCAGGTGCAGTCGGAAAAAGCCCGCAGCAAAACTGCGGCGGCCGAACCCGCTGATCCGTTTGCCACGCTTCCGGGCGGTGCGCGGTCACGACATTTCGTGCCGGCTATGGTGCCTCTGGCCCCTGATCCTGAGGACGGCGATGACCGCCTGACGCGTGGGGTCGGATACCTGCCGGCGGACGAAGACACGGACGGAGAAGCAGACCAGGATGCCGTTGCCGCGGCGATGGAAGACGACACACTGTTTGCCGGCATAGACGAAGAGGACATGAGCGACGAGGAACGCGAGACCGTCGCTGCGTTGGCGCCATTGGATTCTCTCGATAAGGATTCGGACTTTACCCCGTTCCTGCGTAAAGGGGTGCCGGAATTCATGAAGCGCCGGGCGCTCAGGGTTATGTGGCGAATCAATCCGTTCTTCAACGTCCGTGACGGGCTGAACGACTACGATGAGGATTTCAATATCATCGACAGGATCATCGACGGCCTGACCGGGAATTATCAGGTTGGGCGGGGGCATCTGAGCGAAAAAGAACTTCGCGACATGATGCCGGAACAGGCACGGAAGGCGTTCGATGACGACGACGCTGAAGAGGATGCCGCAGAAGGGGCTGAAAACGATGGGGTTTTAAACCAAAAAACTCCGCAAAATGATGAAACGCCTGTGGAAATTGAAGATGACGAAATTGGCGGCAGCGAGGACGATACTGAAAACTGA
- the mobA gene encoding molybdenum cofactor guanylyltransferase MobA yields MNAPEATAKPIVGVLLAGGLARRMGGGDKPMRALGGKPILDRVIDRVKPQVHHLILNANGDPARFQQYGLPVVADVIEGHQGPLAGILTALDWAAENVPEADYVVSFATDAPFLPHDLVARLMAPVSAGQTPLSCAISGDRTHPVFAVWPVALRDELRRAMIDEEMRKIDLWTDRIGITHVPFETEPVDPFFNVNRPENLEEAERLLAVEEAAAPEKHEIIPLGVVIERRDSDSRWQDYTYQPVAVFPGAPAKDPHDEWVQLREGDGWVHFHAATMPLELFRGETEGYRVNLSNDPPHIYIVLNPAEEADDPEMLVHLVTACPYEAESYTEDTDQMVEGVVMPPEIAAWVKTFCDTHHKDVPFKKRKRKPYDPRKGDFQQGRRNGGGSG; encoded by the coding sequence ATGAACGCGCCTGAAGCCACCGCGAAGCCGATCGTCGGCGTGCTGCTTGCAGGCGGCCTGGCCCGGCGCATGGGCGGCGGCGACAAGCCGATGCGGGCACTTGGCGGCAAGCCGATCCTGGACCGCGTCATCGACCGTGTGAAGCCGCAGGTACATCACCTGATCCTCAACGCCAACGGCGATCCGGCGCGGTTCCAGCAATACGGCCTGCCGGTTGTCGCCGACGTCATCGAAGGCCATCAGGGACCGCTGGCGGGCATCCTGACGGCGCTCGACTGGGCGGCGGAAAACGTCCCCGAGGCCGACTACGTGGTCAGCTTCGCAACCGATGCGCCGTTCCTGCCGCACGATCTGGTGGCCCGGCTGATGGCCCCGGTGAGCGCGGGGCAGACGCCTTTGTCCTGTGCCATTAGCGGGGATCGCACGCATCCGGTTTTCGCCGTCTGGCCGGTCGCGCTGAGAGACGAACTGCGCCGCGCCATGATCGACGAAGAGATGCGCAAGATCGATCTGTGGACCGACCGCATCGGCATCACGCATGTCCCGTTCGAGACCGAGCCCGTCGATCCGTTCTTCAACGTCAACCGTCCGGAGAATCTGGAAGAAGCGGAACGTCTTCTCGCCGTCGAGGAAGCGGCGGCCCCGGAAAAGCACGAAATCATTCCGCTTGGCGTGGTCATCGAGCGCCGTGACAGCGATAGCCGCTGGCAGGATTACACCTACCAGCCGGTCGCCGTCTTTCCCGGTGCGCCGGCGAAGGACCCGCACGACGAATGGGTGCAGCTCCGCGAGGGGGACGGCTGGGTGCACTTTCACGCCGCGACCATGCCGTTGGAGCTGTTTCGGGGCGAGACGGAGGGCTATCGGGTCAATCTCTCGAACGATCCGCCGCATATATACATCGTCCTCAACCCTGCCGAGGAAGCAGACGATCCGGAAATGCTGGTGCACTTGGTGACGGCTTGCCCCTACGAGGCGGAAAGCTATACCGAAGACACCGATCAGATGGTCGAAGGGGTTGTGATGCCGCCTGAAATCGCGGCCTGGGTGAAGACCTTCTGCGACACGCATCACAAGGATGTGCCGTTCAAGAAACGTAAGCGCAAACCCTACGATCCGCGCAAGGGTGACTTCCAGCAAGGACGTCGCAATGGGGGTGGCAGTGGCTGA
- the fdhD gene encoding formate dehydrogenase accessory sulfurtransferase FdhD produces the protein MDEFLIRPDPADPKLTERVQGIDQDGKTVATSVTVERPLTLFLNGREIVTMMTICDHPDYLAVGYLLNQNMLRADDEVTAIDYDEEIETVVVRTARETDYEEKLKKKTLTSGCAQGTVFGDVMEKFETAKLNPDAILKTSWLYALTKKINTTPSLYLEAGAIHGCVLCHEDKPLIYMEDVGRHNAVDKIAGYMFLNGISGEDKIFYTTGRLTSEMVIKTVQMGMPILCSRSGFTAWGVELARQVGLTLIGRARGKRFIALAGEGRIEFDIDASAIEDEPKDMNRKGAAAE, from the coding sequence ATGGATGAATTCCTGATCCGCCCAGATCCGGCCGATCCGAAACTAACCGAACGCGTGCAGGGGATCGATCAGGACGGCAAGACGGTTGCAACATCGGTGACGGTGGAACGCCCGCTGACGCTGTTCCTCAACGGCCGCGAGATCGTCACCATGATGACCATCTGCGATCATCCCGACTACCTCGCCGTCGGCTATCTTTTGAACCAGAACATGCTGCGCGCCGACGATGAAGTGACCGCCATCGACTATGACGAAGAGATCGAAACCGTCGTCGTGCGGACCGCGCGTGAAACCGACTACGAAGAGAAACTGAAGAAGAAAACCCTGACGTCGGGCTGTGCGCAGGGCACGGTTTTCGGCGACGTCATGGAGAAGTTCGAGACCGCGAAACTGAACCCCGACGCGATTTTGAAAACCTCCTGGTTGTATGCCCTGACGAAGAAAATCAACACCACGCCGAGCCTCTATCTGGAGGCCGGGGCGATCCACGGATGTGTTCTCTGCCATGAAGACAAGCCATTGATTTATATGGAAGATGTCGGCCGCCACAACGCCGTCGACAAGATCGCCGGCTACATGTTTCTGAACGGCATTTCGGGCGAGGACAAGATCTTCTACACGACCGGGCGGCTGACGTCGGAGATGGTCATCAAGACCGTGCAGATGGGCATGCCGATCCTGTGTTCGCGCTCGGGCTTTACAGCATGGGGCGTCGAGCTGGCGCGTCAGGTCGGGCTGACCCTGATCGGCCGCGCGCGCGGCAAACGCTTCATTGCGCTGGCCGGCGAGGGCCGCATCGAATTCGATATCGATGCGTCGGCCATCGAGGACGAACCGAAAGACATGAACCGCAAGGGAGCGGCTGCGGAATGA
- a CDS encoding ABC transporter permease has translation MNDISAAFATALQLLLAFDDKLIEIVALSMQVSLSAVALSVVIGLPLGAALALFKFPGRNGFVVFLNALMGLPPVVVGLVVYLLLSRSGPLGVLGLLFTPAAMVAAQAILVTPIVAALTRQVVADLWVEYSEQLRSLGASPAGAIPALLYDARFTLVTAVLAGFGRASAEVGAVMIVGGNIDHVTRTMTTAIALEVSKGDLALALGLGIVLISLSLAINAATYAVKQRAEAAWA, from the coding sequence ATGAACGACATCTCCGCAGCCTTTGCGACAGCGCTTCAACTGCTGCTCGCGTTTGACGACAAACTGATCGAAATCGTCGCTCTGTCGATGCAGGTCAGCCTGTCGGCGGTTGCCCTGTCCGTCGTCATCGGTCTGCCGCTCGGCGCCGCTCTGGCGCTGTTCAAATTTCCCGGCCGTAACGGCTTCGTGGTTTTCCTGAATGCCCTGATGGGTCTGCCGCCGGTCGTCGTCGGTCTTGTCGTCTATCTTCTGCTGTCGCGCTCGGGGCCGCTCGGCGTGCTCGGGCTTTTATTCACACCGGCAGCAATGGTCGCGGCGCAGGCGATCCTGGTGACGCCGATCGTCGCCGCGCTCACCCGCCAGGTCGTCGCCGATCTGTGGGTCGAATATTCCGAGCAGCTTCGCTCACTCGGCGCCAGTCCCGCCGGTGCCATTCCGGCGCTGCTGTACGACGCCCGGTTCACACTTGTCACCGCCGTCCTCGCCGGGTTCGGCCGCGCCTCGGCGGAAGTCGGTGCGGTGATGATCGTCGGCGGCAACATCGATCACGTAACGCGAACCATGACGACGGCCATCGCGCTCGAGGTCTCGAAGGGCGATCTGGCGCTGGCGCTCGGCCTCGGCATCGTGCTGATTTCACTGTCGCTGGCGATCAACGCCGCGACCTATGCCGTCAAGCAGCGCGCCGAAGCGGCCTGGGCATGA
- a CDS encoding ATP-binding cassette domain-containing protein, whose product MNNALPDTIDRSTDAISPANGANILPLHVEALCFNAGGRRLIDDISFFLEAGPRTAILGPNGAGKSLLLRLCHGLLQPASGKITWLGAAHENPARKQAMVFQRPVLLRRTVTQNIDYALKLHGVARSDRAPIIENVLSRTGLGQFAQSPARHLSGGEQQKLALARAWATKPEVLFLDEPTASLDPAATHAIENIIDTMHDEGTRIVLTTHDLGQARRHADEVLFIYKGRLLEKTPAEAFFKSPESGEAAAFLKGELRW is encoded by the coding sequence ATGAACAACGCCCTTCCAGACACCATCGACAGGTCAACGGACGCGATCTCCCCGGCAAACGGCGCCAACATTCTGCCGCTTCACGTCGAAGCGCTGTGCTTCAATGCCGGCGGACGGCGGCTGATCGACGACATCTCGTTCTTCCTCGAAGCCGGTCCCCGGACCGCCATCCTCGGCCCCAACGGCGCCGGCAAGTCGTTGCTGCTCAGACTCTGCCACGGACTTCTCCAGCCGGCTTCCGGAAAAATCACCTGGCTCGGCGCCGCTCATGAAAATCCGGCCCGCAAACAGGCGATGGTTTTCCAGCGCCCGGTCCTGCTGCGCCGCACCGTGACCCAGAACATCGACTATGCGCTCAAACTGCACGGTGTCGCCCGGTCCGACCGTGCGCCGATCATCGAAAACGTACTGAGCCGCACCGGCCTCGGCCAATTCGCGCAAAGCCCGGCCCGGCATCTGTCCGGCGGCGAGCAACAGAAACTGGCGCTGGCCCGTGCCTGGGCGACGAAGCCGGAAGTGCTGTTCCTCGACGAGCCGACGGCCAGCCTTGACCCCGCCGCGACGCACGCCATCGAGAACATCATCGACACCATGCACGACGAAGGCACGCGCATCGTCCTGACCACCCATGACCTCGGTCAGGCGCGCCGCCATGCCGATGAGGTGCTGTTTATCTACAAGGGGCGTCTGCTCGAAAAGACCCCCGCCGAGGCATTCTTCAAGTCACCCGAAAGCGGCGAGGCCGCCGCGTTCCTCAAAGGTGAGTTGAGATGGTAA
- a CDS encoding substrate-binding domain-containing protein, giving the protein MFKLKTLLAAALMALSFATAPTSQAVAADKYITVASTTSTANSGLFDFLLPKFTEKTGIEVRVVAVGTGKAIKLAMNGDADVLFVHHKPSELKFVKKGFGVKRTDVMYNDFVMVGPKSDPAGVKGTKTAADGLKKIAAAKSPFASRGDNSGTNKKELELWKGAGIDPTGAGNKWYSATGSGMGATLNVASGMNAYSLTDRATWLKFKNKGDLTIVLEGDPVLFNQYGIILVNPKKHPHVKTELGQTFIDWVIGKEGQGLINEYKILGNQAFFANAQPGA; this is encoded by the coding sequence ATGTTCAAACTGAAGACACTGCTGGCCGCAGCGCTGATGGCGCTGAGCTTCGCGACCGCCCCGACCTCACAGGCCGTGGCCGCCGACAAGTACATCACGGTCGCATCCACGACCTCGACCGCCAATTCCGGCCTGTTCGATTTCCTGTTGCCGAAATTCACCGAGAAAACCGGCATTGAAGTCCGCGTCGTCGCGGTCGGCACCGGCAAGGCGATCAAGCTGGCGATGAACGGCGACGCCGATGTGCTGTTCGTGCACCACAAGCCGTCGGAACTTAAATTCGTCAAGAAAGGCTTCGGCGTGAAGCGCACCGACGTGATGTACAACGACTTCGTCATGGTCGGTCCGAAGTCCGACCCGGCCGGCGTCAAGGGTACGAAGACGGCCGCCGACGGACTCAAGAAAATCGCCGCCGCCAAGTCTCCGTTCGCATCGCGCGGCGACAACTCGGGCACCAACAAGAAAGAGCTGGAGCTGTGGAAAGGCGCCGGCATCGATCCGACGGGTGCGGGAAACAAATGGTACAGCGCCACCGGTTCCGGCATGGGCGCGACGCTGAACGTGGCGTCCGGCATGAACGCCTATTCGCTGACCGACCGCGCGACGTGGCTCAAGTTCAAGAACAAGGGCGACCTTACGATCGTGCTCGAAGGCGACCCGGTGCTGTTCAACCAGTACGGCATCATTCTGGTCAACCCGAAGAAACACCCGCACGTCAAAACCGAACTCGGCCAGACGTTCATCGACTGGGTCATCGGCAAGGAAGGCCAGGGCCTGATCAACGAATACAAGATTCTCGGCAACCAGGCGTTCTTCGCCAACGCCCAGCCTGGCGCATAA
- a CDS encoding NAD(P)/FAD-dependent oxidoreductase: MSVEKTEVLVVGGGQAGVAMSEHLGSLGIPHLVLERGRIAERWRSERWDSLVANGPAWHDRFPGMEFAETGPDGFPPKEEVADYFVRYAEKIAAPIRCGVEVGEVRRHEGRPGFHVETSAGAIDATYVVAATGPFQNPVIPAVVPEDAGVVQIHSSAYRNPAQLPDGAVMVIGAGSSGTQIADELLRAGRRVYLSVGPHDRPPRSYRGRDFVWWLGVLGKWDMETPKAGTEHVTIAVSGAHGGETIDFRRLAEAGMTLVGRTESFNDGVLSFAADLARNINAGDANYLSVLDEADAYIARNDLDLPEEPEARLIGPDPACVSDPILTLDLAGAGVASIVWATGFSSDFSWLKVDAFDAEGRPQHQRGVSSEPGVYFLGLPWLSQRGSSFIWGVWHDAKHIADHISIQRGYLAYSPSGES, translated from the coding sequence ATGAGCGTTGAAAAAACGGAAGTTCTCGTCGTCGGCGGCGGTCAGGCCGGGGTCGCCATGAGCGAGCATCTGGGCAGCCTGGGGATTCCGCATCTGGTGCTGGAAAGGGGCCGGATCGCCGAGCGCTGGCGCTCGGAACGCTGGGATTCGCTGGTCGCCAACGGGCCGGCCTGGCACGACCGTTTTCCGGGCATGGAATTCGCCGAAACCGGCCCCGACGGATTTCCGCCCAAGGAAGAAGTCGCGGATTATTTCGTCCGTTATGCAGAAAAGATCGCGGCCCCGATCCGCTGCGGTGTCGAGGTCGGGGAAGTCCGCCGGCACGAGGGGCGGCCCGGCTTTCACGTCGAAACGTCTGCGGGCGCGATCGACGCCACCTATGTGGTTGCCGCCACCGGCCCGTTTCAGAATCCGGTGATCCCGGCGGTTGTTCCGGAAGATGCGGGTGTCGTGCAGATCCATTCCAGCGCGTACCGCAACCCCGCGCAATTACCCGACGGGGCCGTCATGGTGATCGGCGCGGGATCATCGGGGACACAGATCGCCGACGAGCTTTTGCGCGCGGGCCGGCGGGTCTATCTTTCGGTCGGGCCGCACGACCGGCCGCCGCGCAGCTACCGGGGCCGCGATTTCGTTTGGTGGCTTGGTGTGCTCGGCAAGTGGGACATGGAAACCCCGAAGGCCGGTACGGAACATGTGACGATTGCGGTCAGCGGTGCGCATGGCGGCGAAACCATCGATTTCCGGCGGCTGGCCGAGGCGGGGATGACGCTGGTCGGGCGGACGGAGTCCTTCAACGATGGCGTGTTGAGCTTCGCCGCCGACCTGGCCCGCAACATCAATGCCGGCGACGCCAACTATTTGTCGGTGCTCGACGAAGCCGACGCCTATATCGCGCGCAACGATCTCGACCTGCCCGAAGAGCCCGAAGCGCGGCTGATCGGCCCGGACCCGGCGTGCGTCAGCGATCCCATCCTTACCCTCGATCTGGCCGGGGCGGGTGTCGCGTCGATTGTCTGGGCGACCGGCTTCAGCAGCGATTTCAGTTGGCTCAAGGTCGATGCCTTCGATGCCGAAGGCCGGCCGCAACATCAGCGTGGCGTGTCATCGGAGCCCGGCGTCTATTTCCTCGGCCTGCCGTGGCTCAGCCAGCGCGGCTCGTCGTTCATCTGGGGCGTGTGGCACGACGCCAAGCACATCGCCGATCACATTTCCATCCAGCGCGGCTATCTGGCTTACAGTCCGTCCGGCGAAAGCTGA
- a CDS encoding fumarylacetoacetate hydrolase family protein — protein sequence MPDIVKLGRDIWQARKSGTLLPRSAVAGTAERNVSYQVQAAAADASGLTRAGWKVAATSDMAQDLLGMDGPSIGPVFAEHLYKSGDTLVARPEHGAAIECEIAFEMAEDLDDARITSINDLLDATKRALIAVEVVGCRFEGGFKGAGISVCISDFSFNAALVCGPEIDGWRDMDMAGVGAAITLNGEPGNAGTGAAVLGNPLLALQWAATEAQSIGLPFRKGDIITTGTMTGVTPVKPGDEVLCDFGPCGQISISFTS from the coding sequence ATGCCTGATATCGTCAAACTCGGCCGCGACATATGGCAGGCCCGCAAATCCGGCACCCTGTTGCCGCGCAGCGCCGTTGCCGGCACGGCTGAACGGAACGTTTCCTATCAGGTGCAGGCCGCCGCCGCCGACGCATCGGGGCTGACCCGCGCCGGATGGAAGGTCGCCGCGACCAGCGACATGGCGCAGGACCTGCTGGGCATGGACGGTCCGTCGATCGGTCCGGTTTTCGCCGAACACCTCTACAAATCCGGTGACACGCTGGTGGCCCGGCCCGAGCACGGCGCCGCCATCGAATGCGAGATCGCTTTCGAGATGGCCGAGGATCTGGACGATGCGCGGATCACCTCGATCAACGACCTGCTGGACGCAACGAAGCGTGCCCTGATTGCCGTCGAAGTGGTCGGCTGCCGTTTCGAGGGCGGCTTCAAGGGCGCCGGCATTTCCGTCTGCATCAGCGATTTCTCGTTCAATGCGGCGCTTGTTTGCGGCCCGGAAATCGACGGCTGGCGCGATATGGATATGGCCGGCGTCGGCGCGGCGATCACGCTCAACGGTGAACCCGGCAATGCCGGGACCGGCGCCGCGGTGCTCGGGAATCCTTTGCTGGCTTTGCAATGGGCAGCGACGGAAGCGCAATCGATCGGACTGCCGTTCCGCAAGGGGGATATCATCACCACCGGCACCATGACCGGGGTTACCCCCGTCAAGCCGGGCGACGAGGTGCTGTGCGATTTCGGCCCGTGCGGACAGATTTCGATTTCGTTCACGTCTTGA
- a CDS encoding DUF1330 domain-containing protein, giving the protein MPAYMIAQVDVSDPEKFEAYRALVPDTLKKYGGKYIVRGGETAVLEGEMPFPRIVVIEFPDLDAIRRWHASEEYAGPLALRQASADSVLIGVEGYDA; this is encoded by the coding sequence ATGCCTGCCTACATGATCGCTCAGGTCGATGTGAGTGACCCGGAAAAATTCGAGGCCTATCGCGCGCTGGTACCGGACACGCTGAAAAAGTACGGCGGCAAGTACATCGTGCGCGGCGGCGAGACGGCGGTGCTGGAAGGCGAGATGCCGTTTCCGCGCATCGTGGTTATCGAATTTCCGGACCTGGACGCCATCCGCCGCTGGCATGCGTCCGAAGAATACGCCGGACCGCTGGCCCTGCGTCAGGCATCCGCCGACAGTGTGCTGATCGGGGTGGAGGGTTACGATGCCTGA
- a CDS encoding class I SAM-dependent methyltransferase yields the protein MPEDKPGKETAKLHKAYAATNTDELADAYDDWSEEYEDHMKSIGYTHPAMVTSLASRYIPGDATPILDAGCGTGIMSEIMQALGHDDIIGLDASPGMLKIAGQKGHYRNLHHMYLGEPLDFGDDTFGGVVSSGVFTQGHAPLDGLDELIRASKPGARIVFSVARTYLDGLFDPKRKALEDAGLWRYVDETGIYNSAPLGDHLPSRVYCFEVC from the coding sequence ATGCCCGAAGACAAACCCGGAAAAGAGACCGCAAAACTTCACAAGGCCTACGCCGCCACGAATACCGACGAACTCGCCGATGCCTATGACGACTGGTCGGAAGAGTACGAAGATCACATGAAAAGCATCGGCTACACGCACCCGGCGATGGTCACCTCGCTGGCCAGCCGGTATATCCCCGGCGATGCGACGCCGATCCTCGACGCCGGGTGCGGCACCGGGATCATGAGCGAAATCATGCAGGCGCTCGGCCATGACGACATCATCGGCCTCGATGCGTCGCCCGGCATGCTGAAAATCGCCGGGCAGAAAGGTCATTACCGCAACCTGCATCACATGTATCTGGGCGAGCCGCTGGATTTCGGCGACGACACCTTCGGCGGCGTTGTCAGTTCCGGCGTGTTCACGCAGGGCCACGCCCCGCTGGACGGTCTCGACGAGCTGATCCGTGCGTCCAAACCCGGTGCGCGGATCGTTTTTTCCGTGGCCCGGACCTATCTTGACGGCCTGTTCGATCCCAAGCGCAAGGCGCTGGAGGACGCGGGCCTGTGGCGATATGTCGATGAAACCGGGATCTACAATTCGGCGCCGCTCGGCGATCATCTGCCGAGCCGGGTTTACTGCTTCGAGGTTTGTTGA
- a CDS encoding ankyrin repeat domain-containing protein, whose protein sequence is MTSTKMTAKMTEQEFMDAAARGDDEAVRAGLEQGLKADTTDQYGNTALMMACARAQSGVCKTLLEAGASADHKNKYGLGPRNWISWAENDSTIRNMLG, encoded by the coding sequence ATGACGTCGACGAAGATGACCGCGAAAATGACCGAGCAAGAATTCATGGACGCCGCCGCCAGGGGCGACGACGAAGCCGTCCGCGCCGGGCTGGAACAGGGCCTCAAGGCAGACACCACGGACCAGTACGGCAACACCGCGCTGATGATGGCCTGCGCGCGCGCCCAGTCAGGGGTCTGCAAGACCCTCCTTGAAGCCGGCGCCAGCGCCGATCACAAGAACAAGTACGGCCTTGGGCCGCGCAACTGGATCAGCTGGGCCGAAAACGACAGCACCATTCGCAATATGCTGGGCTGA